A section of the Acidobacteriota bacterium genome encodes:
- a CDS encoding DUF2254 domain-containing protein has product MRLQLLQIWRAFHSSYWFLPSLMAVLSVVAAFGALLVDRHLIPPFETPPFWLVAPGPDAARAVLATIAGSMITVAGVAFSIVIVALTVASSQFGPRLLSPFLQDTGNQVTLGTFVSVFLYCLIVLLHLPATGSGDPLPHLSVLLAVISAVISLGVLIFFFDHISASLQAGAVVLESRQELERVLKDQYPEERPQGTVGDWPDFEEPASPVVARRNGYVSRIDEMGLVGLAQKFDLRLRMEVPVGTFVLKGQPLASVSPAERASEEICHRAQAYWVVVRLREQSEDLALAVDRLAEMAVRALSPGINDPYTACASIDRLVAVFAQVIARPEPVTTLHDENNAPRLLRRLLSFEPLLARAFDPIRRYGSDDPQVVAQLLEGTRRLRQLAERDELRGHLDDLIAVLRQTAESNFDLERDRRTALGETSLSEQQIVKPTASSAEA; this is encoded by the coding sequence ATGAGGCTCCAACTCCTGCAAATCTGGCGGGCGTTCCACTCCAGCTACTGGTTTCTCCCCAGCCTGATGGCGGTGTTGTCGGTGGTGGCGGCGTTTGGGGCGTTGTTGGTGGATCGGCATCTGATTCCGCCGTTTGAGACGCCACCGTTCTGGTTGGTGGCGCCGGGGCCGGATGCGGCGCGGGCGGTGTTGGCGACCATTGCGGGGTCGATGATCACCGTGGCGGGGGTCGCCTTCTCCATCGTCATCGTGGCGCTCACCGTGGCCTCGTCGCAGTTTGGGCCGCGGCTGCTCTCGCCGTTCTTGCAGGACACCGGCAACCAGGTCACCCTGGGCACCTTCGTCAGCGTCTTCCTCTACTGCCTCATCGTCTTGCTGCATCTGCCCGCCACCGGCAGCGGCGATCCCCTACCCCATCTGTCGGTGCTGCTGGCGGTGATCTCGGCGGTGATCAGTCTGGGGGTGCTGATCTTCTTCTTCGACCATATTTCCGCCTCCCTCCAGGCCGGGGCTGTGGTGCTCGAATCCCGGCAGGAGCTGGAGCGGGTGCTCAAGGATCAATATCCGGAGGAACGGCCCCAGGGAACCGTGGGGGACTGGCCGGACTTCGAAGAACCCGCCAGCCCAGTCGTGGCGCGGCGCAACGGCTACGTCAGCCGGATCGACGAGATGGGGTTGGTGGGGCTGGCGCAGAAATTTGATCTGCGGTTGCGCATGGAGGTGCCGGTGGGGACCTTTGTGCTCAAAGGCCAGCCACTGGCCAGCGTGTCCCCCGCCGAGCGGGCCAGCGAGGAGATCTGCCACCGGGCTCAGGCCTATTGGGTGGTGGTGCGGCTGCGGGAGCAGAGTGAGGATCTGGCGCTGGCGGTGGATCGGCTGGCGGAGATGGCGGTGCGGGCGTTGTCGCCGGGGATCAACGATCCCTACACCGCCTGCGCCAGCATCGACCGGCTGGTGGCGGTCTTTGCCCAGGTCATCGCCCGACCGGAACCGGTGACGACCCTCCACGACGAGAACAACGCTCCCCGCCTGCTGCGCCGGCTGCTCTCCTTCGAACCGCTCCTGGCCCGCGCCTTCGACCCCATCCGCCGCTACGGCAGCGACGATCCCCAGGTGGTCGCCCAGCTGCTGGAAGGGACCCGGCGGCTGCGGCAGCTGGCGGAGCGGGACGAGCTGCGGGGGCATCTCGACGACCTCATCGCCGTGCTGCGCCAGACTGCCGAGTCCAACTTCGACCTCGAGCGGGACCGCCGCACTGCCCTCGGCGAGACCAGCCTCAGTGAGCAGCAGATCGTCAAGCCGACGGCTAGCAGCGCCGAGGCCTGA